From Xylanibacter oryzae DSM 17970, a single genomic window includes:
- a CDS encoding LexA family protein: protein MNKKISEIEIFSGDFSSSLRLPLADGGVHAGFPSPAQDYIDNSFDFNKNIISNPAATFYAVVNGDSMTGAGISDNDILVIDRSLDAIHNDIIVAFINGEFTVKYLDLSEKNNGVIWLRPANDKYEPIKITEDCNFKVWGVVSTVIKRLRK, encoded by the coding sequence ATGAATAAGAAGATATCTGAAATAGAAATATTCTCAGGCGATTTTTCCTCATCTTTAAGGTTACCGCTTGCCGATGGAGGAGTGCACGCTGGATTTCCTAGTCCGGCCCAAGATTATATTGATAATTCTTTCGACTTCAACAAGAATATTATTTCTAATCCGGCTGCCACATTTTATGCTGTAGTCAATGGCGACTCCATGACAGGAGCTGGAATAAGTGATAATGACATTTTGGTGATAGATCGTTCTCTTGATGCAATCCATAATGACATAATTGTAGCTTTTATAAACGGTGAATTTACAGTAAAGTATCTGGATCTGTCTGAGAAAAATAATGGGGTAATATGGTTGCGCCCTGCAAATGACAAATATGAACCAATAAAAATAACAGAAGACTGCAACTTTAAAGTATGGGGCGTTGTTTCGACAGTTATCAAGAGACTACGAAAATGA
- a CDS encoding cell division protein FtsX, with protein MTKKRNKTRNRHGMQVLTLCISTTLVLILLGLVVFSVLTTHNLSNYVKENLTVTVMLGDDMSVNEGHMLCRDLYHRHICSHIDYISKDDALKEQTKAMGTDPSEFIGANPFVATLELHMKSEYANRDSLKWISAELKRIPKVTDVNYQEGLMDSVNNNLQKISVVLLVLAVLLAFVSFSLISNTVRLGVYAHRFSIRTMKLVGASWKFIRAPFLNQSITIGVIAAFAADIVLACGVFFLYDYEPGIINVVTWQVMTITGLSVVFFGIVISMFCTYLSVNKFLKMKAGELYKI; from the coding sequence ATGACAAAAAAACGAAATAAAACCCGCAATCGTCACGGTATGCAGGTACTAACTTTATGTATAAGCACTACTTTAGTGCTGATTCTATTAGGGCTTGTTGTCTTTTCTGTATTAACAACGCATAATCTTTCCAATTATGTTAAGGAAAACCTTACAGTAACTGTAATGTTAGGGGATGATATGTCTGTAAATGAAGGGCACATGCTTTGCCGTGATTTATACCATCGCCATATTTGCAGTCACATTGATTATATTAGTAAGGATGATGCTCTAAAAGAACAAACAAAGGCTATGGGTACAGATCCATCAGAGTTTATTGGCGCTAACCCTTTTGTAGCTACGCTTGAATTGCATATGAAATCGGAGTATGCAAACCGCGATTCTCTGAAATGGATATCGGCCGAACTGAAGAGAATACCAAAGGTTACAGATGTTAATTATCAGGAAGGGCTGATGGATAGCGTAAATAATAACCTCCAAAAAATAAGTGTTGTATTATTGGTGCTGGCTGTTTTGCTTGCGTTTGTCTCATTCTCGCTTATCAGCAATACTGTGAGATTGGGTGTATATGCTCATCGTTTCTCTATAAGAACAATGAAGCTCGTTGGTGCCTCATGGAAATTTATAAGGGCACCATTCCTTAATCAGTCAATAACAATAGGTGTAATTGCCGCATTTGCTGCTGATATTGTTCTTGCATGTGGAGTGTTCTTCTTGTATGATTACGAACCGGGTATAATCAATGTTGTTACATGGCAAGTAATGACTATAACTGGACTTTCGGTAGTCTTCTTCGGTATAGTCATATCTATGTTTTGCACATATCTTTCAGTTAATAAATTTCTGAAAATGAAAGCTGGAGAACTTTACAAAATATAA
- a CDS encoding efflux transporter outer membrane subunit, whose amino-acid sequence MKKINIIAIISTAVLMSSCGIYNKYERPNVNTKGLYRDSASVVDTLAARDTSNFGNLAWRSVFTDPQLQDLIERGLAHNTNMLNAALNVKMVEAELMVAKLAFVPSFTFSPQGTISSWDGNKAAKTYSLPISASWSVDLFGNLLSVKRSAQMSLLATKDYQLVVKTKVISNIANMYYTLLMLDREMEIVNNMSGLTKNTWDMMKLQKELGRTKETSVQSAESNYYSVQAQTAELKRQIRETENALSLLLGEPAQTILRGSLASQSLPSSFSTGVGLQMLANRPDVHYAEMSLAQCFYGVETARSKFYPSITISGTGAYTNNTGGGIVNPGKMLLNAVGSLVQPIFEHGQLIAGLKVAKLQQEQAYNTWQNAILSAGSEVSNALVLYNSSAEKAQFEQKQIESMTKNVAYTQDLFKMGSSTYLEVISAQQTLLNAELSKVNDDFYKMQAVVNLYYALGGGRD is encoded by the coding sequence ATGAAGAAAATAAATATAATTGCAATAATATCTACAGCTGTTCTAATGAGCAGCTGTGGAATCTATAACAAGTATGAACGTCCTAATGTAAATACAAAGGGATTGTATCGTGATTCAGCTTCTGTTGTAGATACTCTAGCTGCAAGAGATACATCTAATTTTGGAAATTTGGCATGGCGTAGTGTCTTTACAGATCCTCAGTTGCAAGACCTTATAGAAAGAGGGCTGGCGCATAATACGAATATGCTTAATGCCGCTCTGAATGTTAAGATGGTTGAAGCTGAATTGATGGTAGCAAAATTAGCTTTTGTTCCTTCTTTTACATTTTCTCCTCAGGGGACAATCTCTTCGTGGGATGGAAATAAAGCTGCAAAGACTTACTCTTTACCAATTTCAGCTAGTTGGAGTGTTGACTTATTCGGTAATCTTCTTAGTGTGAAGAGAAGTGCACAAATGTCTCTTCTGGCTACAAAGGATTATCAGTTAGTTGTTAAGACGAAGGTGATATCTAATATAGCAAATATGTATTATACTCTACTTATGCTTGACCGTGAGATGGAGATTGTCAATAATATGTCTGGGCTTACAAAGAACACTTGGGATATGATGAAACTTCAGAAGGAGTTGGGTAGGACTAAGGAAACCAGTGTGCAAAGTGCCGAATCTAACTATTATTCAGTACAGGCTCAGACTGCCGAACTTAAGAGGCAAATCAGAGAGACAGAAAATGCTTTGTCTTTACTTCTAGGTGAACCTGCGCAAACTATCTTACGTGGAAGTCTTGCATCACAATCTTTACCTTCTTCTTTTAGTACAGGTGTAGGTCTACAGATGCTTGCAAATCGTCCGGATGTGCATTATGCAGAAATGAGTTTGGCTCAATGCTTCTATGGAGTTGAGACAGCTAGATCAAAATTTTATCCAAGTATAACAATTTCTGGAACTGGCGCTTATACTAATAATACTGGTGGAGGTATTGTAAATCCCGGTAAAATGCTGCTTAATGCTGTTGGTAGTCTTGTACAACCGATTTTCGAACACGGACAGTTGATTGCAGGATTGAAGGTCGCTAAGTTACAACAAGAACAAGCTTATAATACATGGCAGAATGCAATACTTTCTGCTGGAAGTGAGGTGAGCAATGCTCTGGTATTGTATAATTCTTCGGCAGAAAAAGCACAGTTTGAACAGAAACAGATAGAGAGCATGACAAAGAATGTAGCTTATACTCAAGATTTGTTTAAGATGGGTAGCAGCACATATCTTGAAGTAATCAGCGCTCAACAGACATTGCTTAATGCTGAACTTTCTAAGGTAAATGATGACTTCTATAAGATGCAGGCAGTAGTAAATCTCTACTATGCATTAGGTGGAGGAAGAGATTAA
- a CDS encoding Y-family DNA polymerase, translating into MRRLFVKMYGLVDCDNCFVSCERVFRPDLEGHPVVVLSNNDGCVISRSREAKDIGIRMGMPYYQMREHYRDKEVTAFSSNYELYGNMSNRIMNILREEAPIVMQYSIDEAFLDLNGMENINIKEWGENLSLKILKCVGMPVSIGIAKTKTLAKIASEFAKKYPGYNKCCYIDTDEKREKAIKVFPIDDVWGIGRKNSVKMEYFGIHTAYDFTLKSKSWVLKNFSITGVRTWFELKGYDCIPLDSLDSKRKSICTSRSFPNMIENFDDIRTHISNFAVRCAEKLRLQHSVAGLVTVFIDTNHLRYDLPQYGNGMSITLHTASNATQTIVKACFSILCDIYKEGYKYKRGGVIVTDICDECAVQTDFADYDADNHRKMHVLTSTIDNINRQNGKDMVVLGSQQYKGKSNDGKNLKFSNAVKRALKSPNYTEPYKFIVKSK; encoded by the coding sequence TTGCGAAGATTATTTGTAAAAATGTACGGACTTGTAGATTGTGATAATTGCTTCGTGAGTTGTGAACGTGTGTTCCGCCCCGACTTGGAAGGACATCCTGTTGTTGTTTTAAGTAATAATGACGGGTGTGTTATTTCACGTAGTCGTGAGGCTAAGGATATTGGCATACGTATGGGTATGCCTTATTATCAGATGAGGGAACACTATCGAGATAAAGAGGTTACCGCCTTTTCGAGCAATTATGAGCTTTATGGTAATATGTCAAATCGCATTATGAATATTCTACGCGAAGAGGCGCCGATCGTTATGCAATATTCTATAGATGAAGCCTTTTTAGATCTCAATGGTATGGAAAATATTAATATTAAGGAGTGGGGGGAGAATCTATCTCTTAAAATTCTTAAGTGTGTTGGCATGCCTGTGAGTATAGGTATCGCTAAAACGAAAACTTTGGCTAAGATTGCAAGTGAATTTGCAAAGAAGTATCCTGGGTATAATAAATGTTGTTATATAGACACAGATGAAAAACGAGAGAAGGCTATAAAAGTCTTTCCTATTGACGATGTTTGGGGCATAGGTCGTAAAAACTCAGTGAAAATGGAATATTTTGGAATACACACGGCTTATGATTTTACATTGAAGTCAAAATCTTGGGTTTTGAAAAATTTTAGTATTACAGGCGTTCGTACATGGTTTGAGCTGAAAGGTTATGATTGCATACCTTTAGATTCACTTGACTCTAAACGAAAAAGCATATGCACTAGCAGGAGTTTTCCAAATATGATAGAAAACTTCGATGATATCCGTACACATATTTCCAATTTTGCAGTTCGTTGTGCTGAAAAACTCCGGCTACAGCATTCTGTCGCAGGTTTGGTTACTGTCTTTATTGATACAAATCATTTGAGATACGATCTTCCTCAATATGGTAATGGCATGAGTATAACACTACATACAGCTAGCAATGCAACTCAGACAATAGTAAAAGCCTGCTTCTCGATCCTTTGCGACATATATAAAGAAGGATATAAGTATAAGAGGGGTGGTGTTATAGTGACTGATATATGCGATGAATGTGCTGTTCAGACAGACTTCGCAGATTATGATGCTGATAATCATCGTAAGATGCACGTGCTTACTTCTACGATAGATAATATTAATCGTCAAAATGGAAAAGATATGGTCGTTTTGGGTTCTCAACAATATAAAGGGAAAAGTAACGATGGCAAAAATCTAAAATTCAGCAATGCTGTTAAAAGAGCTCTAAAGTCGCCAAACTATACTGAACCATACAAATTTATAGTAAAGAGTAAATAA
- the lpxA gene encoding acyl-ACP--UDP-N-acetylglucosamine O-acyltransferase, whose translation MMSNISSKAEIDSKAKIGNNVTIYPFAYVEGDVEIGDDCVIYPYVSVMNGTRLGKNNKVYQNTVLGAEPQDFKYKGDASKLIIGNGNIIRENVVINRATFSGGSTVIGNRNFIMEGVHISHDTNIGNACVFGYGTKIAGDCDIHDNVIFSSGVIANPGARVGIAAMVQSGCRFSKDIPPYIVASGSPITYGGINATILGNHGVEEKVRDHIANAYRLVFHGQTSVFDAIMQIKEQVPDGKEIRNIVDFIKDTKLGIIGKI comes from the coding sequence ATTATGAGTAATATAAGTTCAAAAGCAGAAATAGATTCGAAAGCAAAAATAGGCAATAATGTTACTATTTATCCTTTCGCTTATGTAGAGGGTGATGTAGAAATCGGAGACGATTGTGTAATATATCCTTATGTAAGTGTTATGAATGGCACTCGTTTGGGGAAAAATAATAAAGTGTATCAAAATACAGTCTTGGGTGCAGAGCCGCAGGATTTCAAATATAAAGGCGATGCTTCAAAATTGATTATCGGTAATGGTAATATAATAAGAGAGAATGTTGTTATCAATCGAGCAACATTCAGTGGTGGATCGACCGTTATAGGAAATAGAAATTTTATTATGGAAGGTGTCCATATCTCTCACGATACCAATATTGGTAACGCATGTGTATTTGGATATGGTACAAAGATAGCCGGAGATTGTGATATTCACGATAATGTAATCTTTTCATCTGGTGTTATTGCAAATCCTGGCGCTCGTGTCGGTATTGCTGCAATGGTTCAGAGTGGATGTCGTTTCAGCAAGGATATACCTCCTTATATAGTTGCTAGTGGAAGTCCAATAACTTATGGTGGAATAAATGCTACAATACTTGGCAATCATGGTGTAGAAGAGAAAGTCCGTGATCATATTGCGAATGCATATAGACTTGTATTCCATGGACAGACGAGTGTCTTTGATGCTATAATGCAGATAAAGGAACAGGTGCCTGATGGAAAAGAAATTCGTAATATTGTAGATTTTATAAAAGATACAAAATTAGGTATAATAGGCAAAATTTAG
- a CDS encoding radical SAM protein: MSTIIYPSPIFGPIHSRRLGVSLGINLLPSDGKSCTFDCIYCECGFNKDNRPKLKLPTREEVAFALEEKLKEMKRDGPSPDVLTFAGNGEPTSHPHFPEIIDDTLRLRDKYFPHAKVSVLSNSTFIHRHAVHEALLRIDNNILKLDTIDPVYINKVDRPVGGNYDINKIIDGLKSFNSHVIIQTMFMKGNIDGDDVDNTSDKYVGPWLNAIKEIKPSEVMVYTIDRETPDKNLKKATHKELDAIRDKVIAEGIACTASY; the protein is encoded by the coding sequence ATGTCTACAATTATATATCCATCACCAATATTCGGTCCTATACATAGTCGCCGTCTTGGTGTTTCTCTAGGTATAAATTTACTTCCTTCCGACGGAAAGAGTTGTACTTTTGATTGTATTTACTGCGAATGCGGTTTTAACAAAGATAATCGCCCTAAATTAAAATTGCCTACCCGTGAAGAGGTTGCCTTTGCTCTTGAAGAAAAACTTAAAGAAATGAAGAGGGATGGTCCTTCGCCTGACGTGCTGACTTTTGCCGGTAACGGAGAACCAACAAGTCACCCACATTTTCCAGAGATTATAGACGATACTTTACGACTGCGGGATAAATATTTTCCACATGCCAAAGTATCAGTGCTCAGTAATAGTACTTTTATCCATCGGCATGCTGTACATGAGGCTCTTTTGCGTATAGACAACAACATTTTAAAATTGGATACTATAGATCCTGTGTACATTAATAAGGTAGACAGACCTGTAGGCGGAAATTATGATATAAACAAGATTATAGACGGGCTTAAATCGTTCAACAGTCATGTTATAATCCAGACAATGTTTATGAAAGGTAATATTGACGGTGATGATGTTGATAACACCTCGGATAAATATGTCGGACCATGGTTAAACGCAATAAAGGAGATAAAACCATCAGAAGTAATGGTTTATACGATAGACCGTGAGACACCGGATAAAAACTTGAAAAAAGCTACCCATAAAGAGCTTGATGCTATACGCGACAAAGTTATTGCTGAAGGTATAGCATGTACAGCATCGTATTAA